From one Melioribacteraceae bacterium genomic stretch:
- a CDS encoding GNAT family N-acetyltransferase, giving the protein MKIIPKLKSERITLRAFTLDDAKKVQKLAGDKKIAETTLYIPHPYPDGAAEEWIITHQKECEENKSIIWAITKNDNNELVGAIGFTLQPKFNKAEFGLWIGVPFWNKGYASEALSVILKYGFEELKLNKIFAHHFITNPASGKVMLKHGMKLEGHLREDVVKDDKYIDVKFYSILQREYKKLKK; this is encoded by the coding sequence ATGAAAATAATACCAAAATTAAAATCAGAGCGTATTACTTTGCGTGCATTTACATTGGATGACGCAAAAAAAGTACAAAAATTAGCCGGTGATAAGAAAATTGCCGAGACAACTTTATATATTCCGCATCCCTATCCCGATGGCGCAGCGGAAGAATGGATTATTACTCATCAAAAAGAATGCGAAGAAAACAAAAGTATTATTTGGGCAATCACTAAAAATGATAATAATGAATTAGTCGGTGCAATTGGTTTTACTTTACAACCAAAGTTCAACAAAGCAGAGTTTGGACTTTGGATCGGTGTTCCCTTTTGGAATAAAGGTTATGCTAGTGAAGCTTTGTCAGTTATTTTGAAATATGGTTTCGAGGAATTAAAATTGAATAAAATTTTCGCTCATCACTTTATTACTAATCCGGCTTCGGGTAAAGTAATGTTAAAACACGGAATGAAGTTGGAAGGTCACTTAAGAGAAGACGTTGTTAAAGATGACAAGTACATAGATGTGAAATTTTATAGTATATTACAGAGGGAGTACAAGAAGTTAAAAAAATAA
- the scpA gene encoding methylmalonyl-CoA mutase, giving the protein MKPNFAELKLDLKSKKTSYDEWKEKFKTETGKEVDDFIWETMEKINVKPLYTKDDITNCEHIDYMSGIPPFLRGPYSTMYVMQPWTVRQYAGFSTAEESNAFYRRNLAQGQRGLSVAFDLATHRGYDSDHPRVVGDVGKAGVAIDSVEDMKILFDQIPLDKMSVSMTMNGAVLPILAFFIVAAEEQGVKHEELTGTIQNDILKEYMVRNTYIYPPEMSMKIIADIFKYSAKEMPKYNSISISGYHMQEAGATADLEMAYTLADGLEYVRTGVKTGMDIDEFAPRLSFFWAQGMNYFMEIAKMRAARLIWAKLIKQFNPKNPKSMSLRTHSQTSGWSLAEQDPFNNVARTCIEAMAAALGHTQSLHTNSLDEAIALPTDFSARIARNTQLYLQDETNITKVIDPWAGSYYVEALTDALLKKGWEHIHEVESYGGMTKAIEAGIPKMRIEEAAARRQARIDSGKETIVGVNKYRLDKEDPIEILEVDNTAVRLSQIKRLQKIKSGRNEANVKSALEAITKCADKGDGNLLDLSVKAARVRATLGEISDAIEKVSGRYHATTRTISGVYRSEYSDEQGGTVEQVRKMTDEFAEHEGRRPRIMVAKMGQDGHDRGAKVVATAYADMGFDVDVGPLFQTPEETAKQAVENDVHAIGVSSLAAGHKTLVPQLIDELKKLGREDIIVIVGGVIPSQDYDFLYEAGAALIFGPGTQIPEAGIKIMDEINKRFS; this is encoded by the coding sequence ATGAAACCTAATTTTGCAGAATTAAAATTAGACTTGAAGAGTAAAAAAACTTCTTACGATGAGTGGAAAGAAAAATTTAAAACCGAAACTGGTAAAGAAGTTGATGATTTCATTTGGGAAACAATGGAGAAGATCAACGTAAAACCTCTTTACACAAAAGATGATATCACTAATTGTGAACATATCGATTATATGTCCGGCATTCCACCGTTTTTACGCGGACCATATTCGACAATGTATGTGATGCAACCTTGGACAGTTAGACAATATGCAGGGTTTTCGACCGCGGAAGAAAGTAACGCATTCTACAGAAGGAATCTTGCACAAGGTCAACGCGGACTTTCAGTCGCTTTCGATCTTGCAACTCACCGTGGGTATGATTCCGATCATCCACGTGTTGTCGGTGATGTAGGTAAAGCCGGTGTTGCAATTGATTCTGTTGAAGACATGAAAATTTTATTCGATCAAATTCCGCTCGATAAAATGTCCGTATCGATGACGATGAACGGAGCGGTTCTCCCAATTCTTGCATTCTTTATTGTTGCGGCTGAAGAGCAAGGTGTCAAACACGAAGAACTTACCGGAACAATTCAAAATGATATTTTAAAAGAGTACATGGTTCGCAATACATATATTTATCCGCCTGAAATGTCGATGAAAATTATTGCTGATATTTTCAAATACTCAGCGAAAGAGATGCCGAAGTATAATAGCATTTCAATTTCAGGTTACCATATGCAGGAAGCAGGCGCAACAGCCGATTTGGAAATGGCTTACACTTTAGCAGATGGATTAGAGTATGTAAGAACCGGTGTTAAAACAGGAATGGATATAGATGAATTTGCTCCACGTTTATCGTTTTTCTGGGCGCAAGGAATGAATTACTTTATGGAAATTGCAAAGATGAGAGCTGCAAGATTAATTTGGGCAAAACTAATTAAGCAATTCAATCCTAAAAATCCGAAATCAATGTCATTGCGCACACATTCGCAAACTTCAGGTTGGAGTTTAGCAGAACAAGATCCATTCAACAATGTTGCCCGAACTTGCATCGAAGCAATGGCTGCGGCACTTGGTCATACACAATCATTACATACAAACTCACTTGATGAAGCTATTGCACTGCCGACAGATTTCTCGGCAAGAATTGCTCGTAACACGCAACTTTATTTACAAGATGAAACAAACATCACAAAAGTTATCGATCCGTGGGCAGGTTCTTATTATGTTGAAGCATTAACAGACGCGCTTCTCAAAAAAGGTTGGGAACACATTCACGAGGTTGAATCTTACGGTGGAATGACAAAAGCAATTGAAGCCGGTATTCCTAAAATGAGAATTGAAGAGGCTGCTGCGAGAAGACAAGCGAGAATTGACTCAGGTAAAGAAACAATTGTAGGTGTCAACAAATATAGATTAGATAAAGAAGATCCGATTGAAATTTTGGAAGTCGATAACACTGCAGTAAGATTGTCTCAAATTAAAAGATTACAAAAAATAAAATCCGGTCGTAATGAAGCAAATGTAAAGTCAGCGCTCGAAGCAATTACAAAATGTGCCGACAAAGGTGACGGAAATTTATTAGATTTATCAGTCAAAGCTGCTCGAGTTAGAGCGACACTAGGAGAAATTTCAGATGCAATTGAAAAAGTAAGCGGAAGATATCATGCAACAACAAGAACTATTTCAGGTGTTTATAGAAGTGAATACAGCGATGAACAAGGTGGAACAGTGGAACAAGTAAGAAAAATGACTGACGAATTTGCAGAGCACGAAGGTCGTCGTCCCAGAATTATGGTTGCTAAAATGGGACAAGACGGACATGACCGCGGAGCTAAAGTTGTCGCAACCGCTTACGCCGATATGGGATTTGATGTTGACGTCGGTCCCCTCTTCCAAACTCCCGAAGAAACGGCAAAGCAGGCAGTTGAAAATGATGTGCACGCAATTGGTGTAAGTTCACTTGCGGCGGGACATAAAACTCTTGTACCACAATTAATTGATGAACTAAAAAAACTCGGTCGTGAAGATATTATTGTTATTGTCGGTGGTGTAATTCCTTCACAAGATTATGATTTCTTGTATGAAGCGGGAGCTGCTTTGATCTTCGGTCCGGGTACACAAATTCCTGAAGCGGGAATTAAAATCATGGATGAAATAAATAAGAGATTTAGTTAA
- a CDS encoding methylmalonyl-CoA mutase family protein, which yields MSEEKLKPELPKELNLKKDFESPSYKQWREVVEKDLKGVPFEKKLVTKTYEGIDLQPIYTSNDVENLEFINELPGDGNFLRGKSSSGYSKNGWEICQDIPYPMAEDFNSALKNDLACGQNSISLPLDEATKLGLDADYAKVGQVGKNGVSISALNSFRKSLGEIDITKYPIHINTGFSSLPFISIFAAYLNEQKNDAKHINGSITSDPISYLVENGSLPVSFDFLIDEMKLTTEWANEKIPNFKTIGISGLVYHNAGASAVQELSYTLAAAAEYMKNLSDKGMDVNLIAKQMRFTFGVGSFFFMEVAKFRAAKILWSKITEAFGVNEENRKMTIHARTGLFTQTKFDPYVNMLRTTTEAFSAVVGGIDSIHTNTFDELFGMPDQFSRRIARNTQIILDEESHLTNLIDPAGGSFFVEKLTDEIAKAAWKEFQKIDEKGGLIKALEENYVQDEIEKIWETRKKDISKRKSVIVGTNMYANLKEEIKRKNEPDYKAIHKKRSEYLQKLRTSSDPNKHTSILEKLQKLVDESSENAIDTGAQAILEGATIGEISKASRANAGEGIIIQKLEKRRASEFFESLRDKSDEIEDKRGNRPKVFLATMGPLKQYKGRADFSQGFFEIAGFEIEYPKGFNSTEEAVKTANESNTDVVVICSTDETYPALVPQIVKGIKENKKEVTVVLAGYPKEQIEEHKKSGVNEFIYLGCDAFELLDKLLNKIK from the coding sequence ATGTCTGAAGAAAAACTGAAACCGGAACTTCCAAAAGAATTAAACTTGAAAAAGGATTTTGAGTCACCTTCATACAAACAGTGGCGTGAAGTTGTTGAAAAAGATTTAAAAGGTGTTCCATTCGAAAAGAAGTTGGTGACTAAAACTTACGAAGGAATTGATCTTCAACCAATTTATACAAGTAATGACGTAGAAAATTTGGAGTTCATTAATGAATTACCTGGAGATGGAAATTTTCTTCGAGGAAAATCTTCATCCGGTTATAGTAAAAATGGTTGGGAAATTTGTCAAGATATTCCATATCCAATGGCAGAGGATTTTAATAGTGCACTCAAAAATGATTTAGCATGCGGACAAAATTCTATTTCACTTCCTCTGGATGAAGCAACAAAATTAGGACTTGACGCTGACTATGCAAAAGTTGGACAAGTTGGAAAAAACGGTGTCTCTATTTCAGCTCTAAATAGTTTTAGAAAATCATTGGGCGAAATTGATATCACTAAATATCCAATTCACATCAACACTGGTTTTTCATCTTTACCGTTTATTTCAATCTTTGCAGCTTATCTTAACGAACAAAAAAATGACGCAAAACACATCAACGGAAGCATTACTTCTGATCCGATTTCGTATTTAGTAGAGAATGGTTCTCTTCCGGTCTCCTTCGATTTTTTAATTGATGAAATGAAACTTACTACCGAATGGGCAAATGAAAAAATACCGAACTTCAAAACTATCGGTATTAGCGGATTAGTTTATCATAATGCGGGTGCAAGCGCAGTCCAAGAACTCTCATACACACTTGCCGCTGCAGCAGAATACATGAAAAACCTTTCCGATAAAGGCATGGATGTAAACCTAATTGCAAAACAAATGAGATTTACATTTGGTGTCGGCTCTTTCTTTTTTATGGAAGTTGCAAAATTTAGAGCTGCTAAAATTCTTTGGTCTAAAATTACCGAAGCATTCGGCGTTAATGAAGAAAATCGAAAGATGACTATACATGCTAGAACTGGTTTATTCACTCAGACAAAGTTTGATCCGTATGTAAATATGCTTCGAACTACAACCGAAGCTTTCTCTGCGGTAGTAGGCGGAATTGATTCGATTCATACAAATACATTCGATGAATTGTTTGGGATGCCTGATCAGTTCTCAAGAAGAATCGCACGCAACACACAAATAATTTTGGATGAAGAATCACACCTAACAAACTTGATTGATCCGGCAGGAGGTTCATTCTTTGTCGAAAAATTAACAGACGAAATCGCAAAAGCTGCATGGAAAGAATTCCAAAAGATTGATGAAAAAGGTGGACTTATAAAAGCACTTGAAGAAAACTATGTTCAAGACGAAATTGAAAAAATTTGGGAAACAAGGAAGAAAGATATTTCAAAACGTAAATCTGTAATTGTCGGTACTAACATGTACGCCAACTTAAAAGAAGAAATTAAAAGAAAGAATGAACCTGATTATAAAGCAATTCATAAAAAACGTTCGGAGTATTTGCAAAAACTCAGAACTTCGAGTGATCCAAACAAACACACAAGCATTTTAGAAAAACTACAAAAACTCGTAGATGAATCTTCCGAGAATGCGATTGATACAGGTGCCCAAGCAATTTTAGAAGGCGCTACAATCGGTGAAATTTCTAAGGCAAGCAGAGCAAATGCCGGAGAAGGAATAATTATTCAAAAACTTGAGAAGCGCAGAGCATCAGAGTTTTTTGAATCACTCCGAGATAAATCCGATGAAATAGAAGACAAACGAGGAAACAGACCAAAAGTATTTCTTGCTACAATGGGACCACTTAAGCAATACAAAGGACGTGCAGATTTCTCACAAGGATTTTTTGAAATAGCTGGATTTGAAATTGAATATCCAAAAGGTTTTAATTCAACAGAGGAAGCAGTCAAAACGGCAAATGAATCTAATACTGATGTTGTTGTTATCTGTTCTACTGATGAAACTTATCCCGCGCTTGTTCCACAGATAGTTAAAGGAATTAAAGAAAATAAAAAAGAAGTAACTGTTGTTCTAGCCGGCTATCCAAAAGAACAAATTGAAGAACATAAAAAATCGGGTGTGAATGAATTTATCTATCTCGGCTGCGATGCGTTTGAGTTATTAGATAAACTTTTGAATAAAATTAAGTAA
- a CDS encoding molybdenum cofactor guanylyltransferase, with product MHNKINGIILSGGKSSRMGEDKALLKVGTRTIIEIMIDKLKPFCNEIIISADETEKYSQFGYKVVPDKFKNGGPLAGIYSSLIESNTEKNFIISCDLPLVSSEVIEKLINCNSTKEIILPVTNGKYHQLCGVYSKSVLEKSESILNTEEEKRREGEGENWRKGEEEKWRKKRNTSVKKLLEVSQVEFVDLTSISGKNEFLNMNTVEDFELIKKMFE from the coding sequence ATGCATAATAAAATCAACGGCATAATACTCTCCGGTGGAAAAAGTTCTCGAATGGGCGAAGATAAAGCCCTGCTGAAGGTCGGCACAAGAACTATCATTGAAATAATGATTGACAAACTAAAACCATTCTGTAATGAGATTATAATCAGTGCAGACGAAACTGAAAAATATTCTCAATTTGGCTATAAAGTTGTACCTGATAAATTCAAAAACGGTGGACCTCTTGCTGGGATTTATTCTTCACTTATCGAATCAAATACAGAAAAGAATTTTATTATTTCTTGCGACTTGCCACTTGTATCTTCAGAAGTAATTGAAAAACTTATTAACTGTAATTCCACCAAAGAAATAATTCTTCCGGTTACGAATGGAAAGTATCATCAACTTTGCGGAGTTTATTCGAAGTCAGTTTTGGAAAAATCTGAATCTATTTTAAATACAGAAGAGGAGAAGAGAAGAGAGGGTGAGGGGGAGAATTGGAGAAAAGGAGAAGAGGAGAAATGGAGAAAGAAGAGAAATACTTCCGTTAAAAAATTACTCGAAGTTTCTCAAGTTGAGTTTGTTGATTTAACTTCAATTTCCGGCAAGAATGAATTTTTGAATATGAATACGGTTGAGGATTTTGAGTTGATAAAAAAGATGTTTGAATGA
- a CDS encoding Txe/YoeB family addiction module toxin, which produces MIKKILKRINELLKDISRNSFTSLGKPEPLKHKYTGCWSRRITSEHRLIYQVTDDEIRILKCRFHYD; this is translated from the coding sequence CTGATAAAAAAAATTCTTAAAAGAATAAATGAACTTTTAAAAGATATTTCTCGCAATTCATTCACAAGTCTTGGAAAACCCGAACCGCTTAAACATAAATATACCGGCTGCTGGTCAAGGCGAATCACAAGCGAACACAGATTAATTTATCAAGTAACGGATGATGAAATCAGAATATTGAAATGCCGCTTTCATTATGATTAA
- a CDS encoding type II toxin-antitoxin system YoeB family toxin, with protein sequence MKYLFVEESWDDYLFWQKTDKKNS encoded by the coding sequence ATGAAATATCTGTTTGTGGAAGAATCTTGGGACGACTATTTATTCTGGCAGAAAACTGATAAAAAAAATTCTTAA
- a CDS encoding type II toxin-antitoxin system Phd/YefM family antitoxin — protein sequence MLSTTISEFRKDIKKYFDVVTNNFETLLINRGKDNGVVIMSLEEYNSLNATSYELASKLNEQRLDSAIKKFKEGKHFEKDLIEE from the coding sequence ATGCTCTCAACTACAATTTCAGAATTTAGAAAAGACATAAAAAAATACTTTGATGTTGTTACCAATAATTTTGAAACATTGTTGATTAATCGTGGGAAAGATAACGGGGTTGTAATAATGTCTCTGGAGGAATACAATTCACTAAATGCAACATCTTACGAACTTGCCTCGAAACTAAATGAACAAAGATTAGATTCCGCTATTAAGAAGTTCAAAGAAGGGAAACATTTCGAAAAAGATCTGATTGAAGAATGA
- a CDS encoding MerR family transcriptional regulator, with translation MNLTEIKDKPIYPIRTAAELLGISVHTLRMYEREGLILPHKTEGNQRSYSQADIDRIECIRRAINESKISINGIKTIYSLIPCWEVVKCSDEDRKNCKAYLGHTEPCWTYNHPNTTCENRDCRECEVYTDHSSCGEVKELIRKISGN, from the coding sequence ATGAACTTAACTGAAATAAAAGATAAACCGATCTACCCGATCAGAACGGCAGCCGAACTTCTCGGTATTTCTGTTCACACTTTAAGAATGTATGAGCGTGAAGGATTAATCCTCCCACATAAAACAGAAGGAAACCAGCGTTCATATTCACAAGCGGATATCGATAGAATCGAATGTATTCGCAGAGCAATTAACGAAAGTAAAATTAGTATTAACGGAATCAAAACAATTTACTCGTTGATTCCCTGCTGGGAAGTAGTTAAATGTTCGGATGAAGACAGAAAAAATTGTAAAGCCTATTTGGGTCATACAGAACCTTGCTGGACTTATAATCACCCAAACACAACTTGCGAAAATAGAGACTGCCGAGAATGTGAAGTTTATACAGATCATTCAAGCTGTGGTGAAGTGAAAGAATTAATTCGAAAAATTTCGGGAAACTAA
- a CDS encoding molybdopterin-dependent oxidoreductase, producing MELSRRRFLQISSATVTGLAAVTSLSTITKGAKKLEEKTGKPVKGIQKIPTYCDLCFWKCSAVSYLKDGELWKIEGHPNDPLSNGRLCPRGTGGVGAHYDKDRLKTPLIRKNERGEEKWVSVTWTEALDYIADKMKKIKSEYGPESMALFSHGVGGTFLKHMIKAYGSPNETAPSFAQCRGPRETGFELTFGDIVGSPERTDIENTKCMVLIGSHLGENMHNTQVQEFAKANKKGATFIVVDPRFSVAASKAKYYLPIKPGTDIALLLAWMNVIVNENLYDKEYVENYGFGFEQFAYEIKDYTPEWAYPQTGIDPKVIRETAYEMAKHKPATIIHPGRRTTWYGDDSQRSRAIALLNALLGSWGRKGGFFMPTKLSIPSYPYPEYPNPERGRVDNPDERFPFAKGELLANGIREATITGNPYPVKGWIVYATNLLQAIPNQKETIKAIQNLDLMVVVDVVPSEIAGWADVVLPESVYLERYDELNISPFKEGFVSIRQPVIEEPSHQKPNWWIAKELGKRLGLQKYFPWKDVEEYLDTRLKTVGLSLERLKKEGVVKAPKQPIYFEDGIQPNFWTPSGKIEFYSLQLKEKGFDPVPKFTEPESPPPGYFRLLMGRAPVHTFAKTQSNPILKDMMEENSVWINIDIAQRYGLKSGDYIKLKNTEGVVSNKVKVKATERIRPDSVYMVHGFGQRSRMLKSTYLKGASDAQLTTKYKLDPLMGGTAMNVNFVTFEREA from the coding sequence ATGGAATTATCACGACGAAGATTTCTGCAGATTTCATCGGCTACTGTAACCGGACTTGCAGCGGTAACATCGCTAAGTACGATTACCAAGGGCGCCAAAAAGCTTGAAGAGAAAACCGGCAAACCGGTTAAAGGAATACAAAAAATCCCAACTTACTGCGATTTATGTTTTTGGAAATGCAGCGCTGTTTCTTATCTAAAAGATGGTGAGCTTTGGAAAATAGAAGGACATCCGAACGATCCATTAAGTAACGGTAGACTTTGTCCGAGAGGAACCGGAGGTGTCGGTGCTCATTACGATAAAGATAGATTGAAAACTCCGCTCATCCGTAAGAATGAACGTGGTGAAGAAAAATGGGTCAGCGTTACTTGGACTGAAGCACTTGATTACATAGCTGATAAAATGAAGAAAATAAAAAGCGAATACGGTCCCGAATCAATGGCATTATTCAGTCACGGTGTCGGCGGAACATTTTTAAAACATATGATAAAAGCTTACGGTTCACCAAACGAAACAGCTCCGTCATTTGCGCAATGCCGCGGACCAAGAGAAACCGGGTTTGAATTAACCTTCGGTGATATTGTCGGCTCACCCGAAAGAACAGATATCGAAAACACGAAGTGTATGGTTCTGATCGGTTCGCACCTTGGTGAAAATATGCACAACACACAAGTGCAGGAATTTGCTAAAGCAAACAAAAAAGGTGCAACATTTATTGTTGTTGATCCGAGATTTTCCGTTGCTGCAAGCAAAGCAAAATATTATCTACCGATTAAACCGGGAACCGATATTGCATTGCTGCTCGCTTGGATGAACGTTATTGTTAACGAAAATCTTTATGATAAAGAATACGTAGAAAACTATGGATTCGGTTTTGAACAGTTTGCTTATGAAATAAAAGATTACACACCTGAGTGGGCTTATCCCCAAACTGGAATTGATCCAAAAGTAATAAGGGAAACAGCTTATGAAATGGCTAAGCATAAACCGGCTACAATAATTCACCCCGGTAGAAGAACAACTTGGTATGGAGACGACAGTCAAAGAAGTCGTGCGATTGCATTGCTCAATGCACTTCTCGGAAGCTGGGGAAGAAAAGGCGGATTCTTTATGCCGACCAAATTAAGTATTCCTTCTTATCCTTATCCGGAATATCCAAATCCGGAAAGAGGAAGAGTTGATAACCCTGATGAAAGATTTCCATTCGCAAAAGGTGAGCTTTTGGCAAACGGAATTCGTGAAGCAACAATTACAGGAAATCCTTATCCTGTAAAAGGTTGGATAGTTTATGCAACCAATTTACTTCAGGCAATTCCGAACCAAAAAGAGACTATAAAAGCAATTCAAAATTTAGATTTAATGGTAGTTGTAGATGTTGTTCCAAGTGAGATTGCCGGTTGGGCTGATGTTGTGCTTCCTGAATCGGTTTACTTGGAAAGATATGATGAATTAAATATTTCTCCTTTCAAAGAAGGTTTTGTTTCGATTCGTCAGCCTGTAATTGAAGAACCTTCACATCAAAAACCGAATTGGTGGATTGCAAAAGAATTAGGAAAGCGTCTCGGTTTGCAAAAATATTTTCCGTGGAAAGATGTTGAAGAATATCTCGATACAAGGTTGAAAACAGTCGGACTTTCACTTGAAAGATTGAAGAAAGAAGGAGTAGTAAAAGCTCCCAAGCAGCCGATATATTTTGAAGATGGAATACAGCCGAATTTCTGGACGCCATCGGGTAAAATTGAATTCTACTCGCTTCAATTAAAAGAAAAAGGATTTGATCCCGTACCGAAATTTACCGAACCGGAATCACCACCTCCCGGTTACTTCAGATTATTAATGGGAAGAGCTCCTGTTCACACTTTCGCTAAAACACAATCAAACCCAATATTGAAAGATATGATGGAAGAAAACTCGGTTTGGATAAACATTGATATAGCACAGCGTTATGGTCTTAAATCAGGCGATTATATAAAACTCAAAAACACCGAGGGTGTAGTTTCGAACAAGGTAAAAGTAAAAGCAACAGAGAGAATTCGTCCCGATAGTGTTTACATGGTTCACGGATTCGGACAGCGTTCAAGAATGTTGAAAAGCACTTACTTAAAAGGTGCCAGCGATGCACAACTTACGACAAAGTACAAGCTCGATCCGCTGATGGGTGGCACTGCGATGAATGTCAATTTTGTAACTTTTGAGCGGGAGGCGTAA
- a CDS encoding 4Fe-4S dicluster domain-containing protein: MARFGMAIDTKLCVGCMDCVVACKTENNVPEGYNRDWITEEALGKFPNINLEIRSERCNHCEDAPCVSSCPTGASHYHDVGGVVLIEHNECIGCKACVASCPYDARFIHPDGYADKCTFCIHRVEEGKDPACVSVCPTNCMIFGDLDDPNSEISKQLNSRKHHSLKPEAGTNPKIFYLT; this comes from the coding sequence ATGGCAAGATTCGGAATGGCAATAGATACTAAACTTTGCGTCGGTTGTATGGATTGTGTTGTTGCCTGTAAAACAGAAAATAATGTTCCCGAAGGTTATAATAGAGATTGGATAACAGAAGAAGCATTAGGAAAATTTCCGAACATAAATCTGGAAATAAGAAGCGAGAGATGTAATCATTGTGAAGATGCACCATGCGTTTCAAGTTGTCCGACGGGTGCAAGTCATTATCACGATGTCGGCGGAGTTGTATTAATTGAACATAACGAATGTATAGGATGTAAAGCCTGCGTTGCAAGTTGTCCTTATGATGCAAGATTTATTCATCCGGATGGTTACGCCGATAAATGTACTTTCTGTATTCACAGAGTTGAAGAAGGTAAAGATCCGGCATGTGTTTCGGTTTGCCCTACAAACTGTATGATCTTCGGTGATCTTGATGATCCTAACAGCGAAATAAGCAAACAACTTAATTCAAGAAAACATCATTCGCTGAAACCTGAAGCCGGTACAAATCCAAAAATATTCTATTTGACTTAA
- the nrfD gene encoding polysulfide reductase NrfD, with protein sequence MHEISTTRNNHLIDPTLSVWGWEIPVYLFLGGMVAGMMIITGYFLFKQRQSEETCSCRYVPWVSLVLLSLGMFALFLDLEHKLFTWRLYTTFQVTSPMSWGAWILIIVYPAILVTILITPPKWLIEKFPVVKKYSNWLNERKIWIKNIGVANMILGAMLGMYTGILLSSLGARPLWNTSILWLLFLVSGLSGAAAFVHMVAKNVYERELLAKADNGFLTFELFVIGLMIIGLLTSTQVHQDAAMLILNGPFAPTFWVFVVGIGIIIPLIIQLMAVNHKVNHTPWAPIMVILGGLILRFVIVEAGQVSSWF encoded by the coding sequence ATGCACGAAATTTCAACAACTAGAAATAATCATTTAATCGATCCGACTCTAAGTGTTTGGGGATGGGAAATTCCGGTTTATCTTTTCTTAGGCGGAATGGTAGCCGGGATGATGATTATAACCGGATACTTTTTATTTAAACAGAGACAAAGTGAAGAAACTTGTTCATGCCGTTATGTACCCTGGGTTAGTTTAGTTTTATTGAGTTTGGGTATGTTCGCGTTATTCTTAGATCTCGAACACAAATTATTTACATGGCGATTATACACAACATTCCAAGTAACTTCACCAATGTCTTGGGGAGCTTGGATTTTAATAATTGTTTACCCCGCGATACTCGTAACTATATTAATCACACCACCGAAATGGTTGATTGAAAAGTTTCCTGTTGTAAAAAAATATTCGAATTGGCTGAACGAAAGAAAAATATGGATTAAAAACATCGGTGTTGCAAATATGATTTTAGGAGCAATGCTCGGAATGTACACCGGTATTCTTTTAAGTTCACTCGGTGCGAGACCTTTGTGGAATACTTCAATATTGTGGTTACTATTCTTGGTTTCCGGACTTTCCGGTGCGGCGGCTTTTGTTCATATGGTTGCAAAAAATGTTTACGAAAGAGAATTGCTCGCAAAAGCCGATAACGGATTTTTGACTTTCGAATTATTTGTAATCGGATTAATGATTATTGGTTTGCTTACATCAACTCAAGTTCATCAAGATGCGGCGATGTTAATTCTAAACGGTCCATTTGCACCAACCTTTTGGGTGTTCGTTGTCGGTATCGGAATAATAATTCCGTTGATAATACAATTGATGGCGGTGAATCATAAAGTGAATCACACGCCGTGGGCACCGATAATGGTCATACTCGGTGGATTGATTTTAAGATTTGTAATCGTTGAAGCAGGACAGGTTAGTTCTTGGTTTTAA